A DNA window from Helianthus annuus cultivar XRQ/B chromosome 15, HanXRQr2.0-SUNRISE, whole genome shotgun sequence contains the following coding sequences:
- the LOC110910764 gene encoding probable F-box protein At4g22030 — translation MAAINQASSFMRTKTSTSSPSSSSHRLIITRASIHLPKISTANLDIFTPNLASNISMVQEMHKFSRITPKNPTSNPNVHPDHEVILEKLYLILEAVSDRVEMHKNIGEQRNNWNSLLLTCINTITLSAATMAGIASAITSVPGAPLETLKLSSSFLYLAATGMLVIMNKIQPSQLVEEQRNAARLFKQLESEIKTKIAISKPTLSDVNDAMEKVLALDRAYPLPLLGVMLEKFPAKVEPAVWWPEKPTTSKRRNDKNGWSVDLEEEMREIIKVLEVKDKDDYVRLGEKALKLNKGLAVAGPLLTGLGAIGSAFLASAPHSSWAMVLGVMGGAMASVVNTIQHGGQVGMVFEMYRSNAGFFKMMQESIESNLKERDVGRRENGEVFEMKVALQLGRSLSELRDVAASSSRKGKDVEEFGSKLF, via the coding sequence ATGGCAGCCATTAATCAAGCTTCAAGCTTTATGCGCACAAAAACATCTACTTCTTCACCCTCTTCATCTTCTCATAGACTAATAATCACAAGGGCTTCTATCCATTTGCCCAAGATTAGCACAGCTAATCTTGATATCTTCACCCCAAATTTAGCATCAAACATAAGCATGGTACAAGAAATGCATAAATTTTCAAGAATCACACCCAAGAACCCTACATCAAACCCTAATGTGCATCCAGATCATGAAGTGATCTTGGAGAAGCTTTACTTGATTCTAGAGGCTGTTTCTGATCGTGTGGAGATGCATAAAAACATTGGTGAGCAAAGAAACAACTGGAACAGCCTTCTGTTAACATGTATCAACACCATTACTCTTTCAGCGGCAACCATGGCTGGCATTGCATCTGCCATAACTAGTGTACCTGGTGCACCCTTGGAAACCCTTAAGCTTTCATCAAGTTTCTTATATTTGGCAGCCACAGGCATGTTGGTTATCATGAACAAGATCCAACCATCTCAACTggttgaagaacaaagaaatgcagCAAGGTTGTTCAAGCAACTTGAAAGCGAAATCAAGACAAAGATTGCAATAAGCAAACCTACTCTTAGTGATGTTAATGATGCAATGGAGAAAGTATTGGCTTTAGATAGAGCCTATCCTCTTCCTCTACTTGGTGTCATGCTAGAAAAGTTTCCAGCCAAAGTGGAACCAGCAGTTTGGTGGCCCGAAAAACCAACAACTTCCAAACGTCGTAACGACAAAAATGGTTGGAGTGTGGATCTTGAAGAAGAGATGAGAGAGATCATTAAGGTTTTGGAGGTTAAAGATAAAGATGATTATGTAAGGTTAGGTGAAAAGGCCTTGAAACTAAACAAAGGTTTAGCCGTAGCTGGCCCTCTACTAACCGGCTTAGGAGCCATTGGTTCGGCCTTTCTTGCATCTGCTCCTCATAGTTCTTGGGCCATGGTGCTTGGGGTCATGGGGGGTGCAATGGCAAGTGTTGTAAATACTATACAACATGGTGGGCAAGTAGGGATGGTGTTTGAGATGTATAGAAGCAATGCTGGTTTCTTTAAGATGATGCAGGAATCTATAGAATCAAACTTGAAGGAAAGAGATGTGGGAAGGAGAGAGAATGGTGAAGTGTTTGAGATGAAGGTGGCATTGCAGCTTGGAAGAAGCTTGTCTGAGCTTAGAGATGTTGCAGCTTCATCTTCTAGAAAAGGGAAAGATGTTGAAGAGTTTGGAAGCAAGCTCTTCTAA